The region GAGATGATCCGCCACGATCTGGTGCAACCCATATTTCTGGAAGTGGATGAGATTTATAACCTCGCATGCCCGGCATCTCCGGTGCACTATCAATACAACCCCGTAAAAACGGTGAAAACCTGCATCATGGGGGCCATCCACATGCTGGGGCTTGCCAAACGGGTCAATGCCAAAATCCTGCAAGCCTCGACCAGCGAAGTGTACGGGGATCCCGTTGTGCACCCTCAGAAAGAAAGCTACTGGGGAAACGTCAATCCCATTGGTCTTCGATCCTGTTATGACGAAGGGAAGCGGTGCGCCGAAACCCTCTTTTTCGATTACCACAGGCAAAATCGGGTCAATATCCGGGTGGTGCGTATCTTCAACACCTACGGCCCGCGGATGCACCCCAATGATGGACGGGTGGTGAGCAATTTTATCGTTCAAGCCCTGACCGGTCAGGATATGACGGTGTTTGGCGACGGATCGCAAACGAGAAGCTTCTGTTATGTGGATGACTTGATCGAGGGGATGATCCGAATGATGGGCGCGCCAGACGAATTCATCGGCCCCGTCAACCTCGGAAATCCGGGTGAATTTACGATTCTGGAGCTGGCGGAAACCATTATCCGCA is a window of Desulfatirhabdium butyrativorans DSM 18734 DNA encoding:
- a CDS encoding UDP-glucuronic acid decarboxylase family protein — translated: MHLQKRILVTGGAGFLGSHLCERLVEEGHDVLCLDNFFTGTKRNIEHLITKPNFEMIRHDLVQPIFLEVDEIYNLACPASPVHYQYNPVKTVKTCIMGAIHMLGLAKRVNAKILQASTSEVYGDPVVHPQKESYWGNVNPIGLRSCYDEGKRCAETLFFDYHRQNRVNIRVVRIFNTYGPRMHPNDGRVVSNFIVQALTGQDMTVFGDGSQTRSFCYVDDLIEGMIRMMGAPDEFIGPVNLGNPGEFTILELAETIIRMTGSTSNIVFKPLPKDDPMQRKPDIALATEKLQWTPRVNLEDGLKRTISYFKAMIE